Below is a genomic region from Elusimicrobiota bacterium.
ATTGTATGGTTTTGTATCCTAGCTTTTTGGCCTTTGCCACGAAGTCTATTATATTTGAATGCAGCGTGGGTTCCCCGCCGGTAAAAACAACGCCGCGGACGCCTTTCTTATAAGCGGCGGCCAGTTCCGCGTAAACGCGGGCCTTCGTGCGGTCCGCGTACATATCGCGTTTGTGTCCCTGGGCGCAAAAATCGCATTTATTGTTGCACCTGAAAGTGATCTTTATGTCTATTCGTGTGTACATGAGAGAGTTTGCCTTTAAAACAGCCGTTCTTTACATTTTACCATTGAAGATTGAGTTGTGACCATAGCCCGCTATTTATGCTTTGATTAATATTTTCTTAATAGTTATATAATATTCGCAAAGGCGGAAATTTTCGGTTTATTTACCTTTTCATTATGATCATAGTGGCCGGGGCGAAAAATTTCAAAGAGGCCGAATGGCTTTTTTCCAACGGGGCTGACGAGATCTATTGCGGCCTCGTGGACATCCCGAACCACAGGCGGGATTCCCTGTCCATACGGGACGAAAGGGAATTCTTCAAGATCATAAACCTGGCTAAAAAGAAGGGGAAAAGGTCCCTGCTGCTGATAAACGAGGCCGGCGCCCCGGATAAATACCCGAAGCTGGCGGAAAAGGCGAAAAAGATCGTCGAGCGCGGCGTCGGGGGGCTGGTGGTAAAAGACGTGTCGCTGATAGAGTACCTTCAGAATTACGGGGTAAAGAGCTATTACATACTCAGCAGCCTGGCCCTGGCCTTCAACTCAAGGACGCTTGAATTTTTCAAGAAATACAACGTAAAAAGGGTCATCTTACCCTATCACCTGCCCCCCGCCGAGGCCGGGAAGATAATAAAGAACAAGTGCGGCATAGAGACCGAAATGTTCTATTACCCCAGCCACTTCTGCCAGAACGTGGACCCGCTGTGCAAATTCTGCGACTGGAGCCGGGATTATAAGCCGTGCAAGATACGCCTTGACAGCGAAGGCGGCTATTTTACCATGCCTTCCCCGGACGCTTCCGGGCTTGCGGATATAATGTATGACGGCCACCGGGCCGGAGTTCAATACCTGAAGATACCGCGCACGCTGGATTTCAACGGGCTGAAGAGCTTCCTGGGTGATGCCAGGCGCCTGCTTTGCCTGCTGGACGGCGGCGTTTCGCGCAAAGAGTTCAGGAATTTTTTTAAAAACGTTTACAGCAGCAGCAGGGTTTGACCGTCTGAAGGGCATAGCCCCGCCCTTTTGGGCTGAACATTAATCCAAAAGAGCGGGACATAGCCCCTGACCCCGCCACCCGCTTGCAAATCTGAGATTTGCCTTCGGCAAATAAACAGGTGGTGGGGCGATACGGCACAGCCATAGGCTGAAAATAATGCAGACCGGAATAATATTGAACGGCAGGCGCTTCTTCGCCAGGTATTCGGGTTTAAAGAACGATCTGATATACCTCGGCAGCGAATTCTGCCGGAACCTGCTCCCCGGCCCGGAGGAGTTCGGCCGGGCTTTAAAGACCTTTAAAAAACGCGTGGTCCTCGTAACCCCGTTCCTGACCGACAGGTCTTTCAGGGGTATAGAGGCGATAATACGGAAATATTCCGGCAGGGACGGCAGGCTGGAGATAGTGGCCAACGACCTGGGGCTTATACATCTGATCCGGGAAAAATACTCCTCCAAGGCGCAAATTTCCCTTGGCAGAATACTGGGCAATGTCCTGAAATCTTCCCGCGACGCTTTCATAGCCAGGTTCCTCGCTGAGAACGGGATAACACGGATAGAGGCCGACTCCACGGACCTGCCGGTCAGGTACGGCCGGTTCGAGGGGGTGTCCTGCACTTACCATATCCCGTACTCGTACATGGCCGTCACCCGGTTTTGTCCATGGGAAAAACACTGGGTGGACCAAAAATGCCGCTATACCTGCTTTGGAGCGGGGAAAAAGCTGACAAGCAGGCTTATGCCCGGGCCGCTGCGCCTTTTAAACTGCGGATATTTTATGGACGGCGGAAAGCCGGTGAAGAACGGGAATATAGACAGGATAGTTTACCAGCCTTCGGTTTATTGATATGGACTCGCCTCAAAAACCGCTCAAAGTTACCCTGATATATCCACCCGGGGAACAGAAGATCTCGGAGCCGATACCTCCGCCGAACATGACCATCGCCGTGCTTGCCGGCGCTTTAATTAAAAACGGCCACGAGGTTTTTCAAATTGACGCGGAAAAAGACTGGTTCGACAGAATACAATATCTGTTCAGCCGGAAACAGCTGTCTCTTTTATACGATAAAGATTCCGTGGGTTCATACGTAAACGGCAAAGCCTCAAAAAAACTCCTGGCTGAATATGACCGGATAGGGGAGATGTTCCTTAAAGGATTGGATATTAAACGGTCCGATCTTGTGGGGATAACGCTGGTCGATATAAGAGCGGAGCCGCTAATAATAAATTTTTCCGCCCTGATGGCGTATGCGGTCAAAAAGAAATTCAAGGCGAAAACGGTCATCGGCTACAGGGGCCTGCCGAAAGAGGCGTTTTTTTATCTGATGAGGAGATATCCCTGTTTTGACTATGGCGTATATGCCGAATGGGGGGAAAAAGCTCTTCTGGAGATCTTAAAGGACGCGGCCGGAGAAAAGGCCGGCCTTGTCGGAACTGTCGCGCGAAAAGGCGGTAAATTGCGGAATTATCAGGGCGACGGGATCCGCAGGCCTTATGCCCCGCGCCCTCATTATGAGGATCATATCCTTGAAAAATACAGGGTCCGCGACCGCGAATTGTTTGCCAGCTATAATTCAAATTTCCCCTTTATCAAAAAACTGATCAAAAATGATAAAAAATACCTGGTTGTGCCGTATGCTTTTGAGCTTACCTGCACCGGCGCCTGCGCTTTTTGTGAAAACAACAACAAATTGCCTTCGGATATGAAATCCGCGGATCAGATCATAGACGAACTTTCCGGACTGAAAGAAAAAGGCGCCACCGGAATTTATTTTGTGAACTCCTCTTTTAACAATCACTATAAATTCGCCGAAGAGCTTTGTGACAGGATGATCAAATACAAATTAAACCTTAAATGGTTCGATTGCGCGAACCTGAGGATGATGGACGAGCGCCTGCTCGATAAAATGAAGGCCGCCGGGGCCGTAAAGCTGACGTTCGGAGTGGAGACAGGCAGCCAGAGGCTGCTGGATTATGTGAAAAAGGGCGTTACGGTCGAGAAGGCCCGCAAGTACCTTGAATATTCCCACAAAATAGGCATCTGGAACCATATCGAACTGATCGCGGGATTTCCCACCGAGAGCCCGAGGGATGTGGAAGCCACCGTAAATTCCATAGACAGTATTAAGGATTTTGTGGACATATACACGCTTAATCCTTTTTATTTATATCCCAATTCAAGATTCTACCGTGAACAGGAAAAATTCGGGGTTAAGGTGGTCCCTTATCCGCCCATGCAGTTCATGAACTTTTTTTATCCGTTGTACCGGATCGTGGAACAGTACTCTTTAAAATTTGACGAGGTCGGCGGGCTGAAGTGGGAGGAGAAAAACAGACAAATCATTGAGTCTACGAAAGCTGTCGCCGGTAAAATAGACTCCATCGCGACTTTCAGGGCGATAGGGAATGAACATCTGTATTTGCTGATGTGCCTTTATGATAAGCTCGGGCACGAGAATAAAGAGCTGATCAGAAAAATGGTCCGGATCTTAACCCTTAAATTCAGGCCCTATAATTTAAACTTTTTCCTTGGGGATTTCAGGACAAGCTTCAGCAAGGAAAAAGACCTGCGTATCTTTTTGCCTATTAAGACCACGTCATTTCTGGGAAAATTCCGTCCTCCGCGCGTCAAGCACTTCGCGCGCCGTTGAGAAGCTGAACCCGCCAAAAAGCCGCTCTATTTTCTCCCGCACACTTGAAAGGTTTGAAAATTGTACGGCCCGCTTCCAGGCGGGGACCGGCGGCGCCTTGAGGTCCATCTCCCAGGTGTGAAAATACAGCATTCCGGGCAGGCCCGCGGAGTTAAGGCGGCGCAGGTTCGCATGGATAAACTTAAGCGGCAGCAGCCTTAAAAAAGTTCCGCCTAAAAAGGGGACGGGCGGCAGCGGGCACCGCGCCACCGAAAGCGGGTATTCCCGGAACCCCGGCAGGATTTCATGCGGCCCCCGGGGTATTTTTCTGCCCGAAAAAATTCTCAGCGGATAAAGGCTTGAGTCGTAGCTGTACCCGGCTCTTTGAAGTATTTCCATATGGGCCCGTTCCCGCGAATATATGGAGAAGGTGGGGGCGCGGTAACCCACGGGCGCGTAACCCGAGATATCAAAAAGCAGTTTTTTTGAGTCCGCCGCGGTTTTTTCAAATTCCTCCAGGCTGAGCGAGTTAACGCTTGCGTGCGTCATACCGTGGCTGGCTATTTCGTGCCCGGCGCGCGCTATGGCTTTTACCGTGTCGGGATATTTTTGAGCCGCTGAGCCGAGAATAAAAAAAGTGGCTTTAACGGAAAAACGGTCGAAAAGCTCAAGTATTTCCAGCGTGTTTTCCGGCAGGGCCGTGAGCCGGCCGCGCAGTTCATCACTTTTGCCGAAAAGCACGGTGTCGTGCCATTCTTCCACGTCAACCGAAACGGCGTTCAGCATAATCAGGAACCTGTGTAGGGCACGCGCCCGCAGCGCGAGCAGACCGGAAGAAAGCCGCCGGCGGCGAGCAGCTTTTCCCTGAATTCGTTATAAGCGCGGCCATCGTAAACCTTGCGCCAAGCCCTGTCTTTTATGGAGCCGAATTTAAGGCCGAGCGGCTGACATGATAAAACTTCCCCGCCGGGGGAGAGCCAGAGAGAGTTCCATTGGCCGGAGCAGCAACCGCTTTTCCTTTTTAATTCGCCGGAAGAATACCATTTTCTAAAATCCTTCAGGGCCAGGTCCGGGTAAAACTTAACTTTTGGGTCTTTTTCTTTTTTTATTTCAAGTAGCTGGCGCCAGAGCGCGGCCTTGTTTAGCCCCCTAAGCAGGCTCTGGGATGGTTCGAGCTTTATTACCTTCCCTAAAATAGCGCCGGTTTTTTTAATGTCCGCGGCGCGCGCGAATTCCAGGTGATTAAAGGCTATTATGTCGGGCCGGAGCTTTTTGACGCATATATACAGCTCGTGAAGCCGCGCGTGGTTGGCAGCGTTTATAGTACACCATATATTTATGGCCGGGCGGCCGTTTTTGCCGGCCATGCGCAGAAGGCGGATAGCTTTCGCTGCGCGGTAGAAAGAGCCGTTTGCCGCGGTAATTTTGTCGTGCTCGTGCGGCAGCCCGTGCAGGGAGATCACAATTTCATCGGCTCCGCTTTTTGCCAGGGAAAAGGCTTTTTGCCGGTCAAGCAGCCAGGCGTTGGTGGTTATAAGTACTGAATGCCCCTGTTTCTTTATGTGCGAAACTATGCCGGAAAGGTCCTTTCTCAGCAGCGGTTCTCCGCCGGTGAGGTAGAACTGGCGCGGTTTTCCTTTCAGAGAATCAATAAACGCCCTGAGCTGCGGCAGGGACAGCTCATTTCCGGGGCCGGAGCGCAGCTTGTTGGTTTTTACAAAGCAGAAAGGGCAGGAGAAGCCGCACCTGTAAGTGAGGTCAATGGCTATATAGCGCGGGTCACCCCACCACCTGCTTA
It encodes:
- a CDS encoding U32 family peptidase; this translates as MIIVAGAKNFKEAEWLFSNGADEIYCGLVDIPNHRRDSLSIRDEREFFKIINLAKKKGKRSLLLINEAGAPDKYPKLAEKAKKIVERGVGGLVVKDVSLIEYLQNYGVKSYYILSSLALAFNSRTLEFFKKYNVKRVILPYHLPPAEAGKIIKNKCGIETEMFYYPSHFCQNVDPLCKFCDWSRDYKPCKIRLDSEGGYFTMPSPDASGLADIMYDGHRAGVQYLKIPRTLDFNGLKSFLGDARRLLCLLDGGVSRKEFRNFFKNVYSSSRV
- a CDS encoding radical SAM protein: MDSPQKPLKVTLIYPPGEQKISEPIPPPNMTIAVLAGALIKNGHEVFQIDAEKDWFDRIQYLFSRKQLSLLYDKDSVGSYVNGKASKKLLAEYDRIGEMFLKGLDIKRSDLVGITLVDIRAEPLIINFSALMAYAVKKKFKAKTVIGYRGLPKEAFFYLMRRYPCFDYGVYAEWGEKALLEILKDAAGEKAGLVGTVARKGGKLRNYQGDGIRRPYAPRPHYEDHILEKYRVRDRELFASYNSNFPFIKKLIKNDKKYLVVPYAFELTCTGACAFCENNNKLPSDMKSADQIIDELSGLKEKGATGIYFVNSSFNNHYKFAEELCDRMIKYKLNLKWFDCANLRMMDERLLDKMKAAGAVKLTFGVETGSQRLLDYVKKGVTVEKARKYLEYSHKIGIWNHIELIAGFPTESPRDVEATVNSIDSIKDFVDIYTLNPFYLYPNSRFYREQEKFGVKVVPYPPMQFMNFFYPLYRIVEQYSLKFDEVGGLKWEEKNRQIIESTKAVAGKIDSIATFRAIGNEHLYLLMCLYDKLGHENKELIRKMVRILTLKFRPYNLNFFLGDFRTSFSKEKDLRIFLPIKTTSFLGKFRPPRVKHFARR
- a CDS encoding polysaccharide deacetylase family protein, with translation MLNAVSVDVEEWHDTVLFGKSDELRGRLTALPENTLEILELFDRFSVKATFFILGSAAQKYPDTVKAIARAGHEIASHGMTHASVNSLSLEEFEKTAADSKKLLFDISGYAPVGYRAPTFSIYSRERAHMEILQRAGYSYDSSLYPLRIFSGRKIPRGPHEILPGFREYPLSVARCPLPPVPFLGGTFLRLLPLKFIHANLRRLNSAGLPGMLYFHTWEMDLKAPPVPAWKRAVQFSNLSSVREKIERLFGGFSFSTAREVLDARRTEFSQK
- a CDS encoding radical SAM protein, whose protein sequence is MSVAPSKDFSKNAGPDPTTRFGTTRARQSRVSRWWGDPRYIAIDLTYRCGFSCPFCFVKTNKLRSGPGNELSLPQLRAFIDSLKGKPRQFYLTGGEPLLRKDLSGIVSHIKKQGHSVLITTNAWLLDRQKAFSLAKSGADEIVISLHGLPHEHDKITAANGSFYRAAKAIRLLRMAGKNGRPAINIWCTINAANHARLHELYICVKKLRPDIIAFNHLEFARAADIKKTGAILGKVIKLEPSQSLLRGLNKAALWRQLLEIKKEKDPKVKFYPDLALKDFRKWYSSGELKRKSGCCSGQWNSLWLSPGGEVLSCQPLGLKFGSIKDRAWRKVYDGRAYNEFREKLLAAGGFLPVCSRCGRVPYTGS